The genomic window CGAGGAGGACGGCGAGGTAAGGGTCATTGACAACCCACGCTGGAGCGAGTGACCCTCTCTTATTCTTTCCCACCGCAACCCTTATTAATTTGGAACAGTTACATCACTCCCGGTGATACATATGGACTGGAACGCTCTCTACTCATCCGCTTTTGAAGGCGTTAGGGGCAGGATTGGAGGGGTTGATAGGGTTCTTTTGGCCTACAACACCAACATCGACGCGATAAAGTACCTAGATGGAAGAAACCTGGAAGAGCGGATTGAAAAGGCCGGAAAGGATGAGGTCCTCCGCTACTCCGATGATCTTCCGGAAAGGATAGAGGACGTCCCCCAACTCCTCGGATCTATTCTATGGAGTATCAAGCGTGGAAAGGCCGCTGAGCTTTTCGTTGAAAGCTGTTCAGCTCGATTTTACATGAAGCATTGGGGCTGGGACGAGCTGAGGATGGGCGGCCAGGTCGGCATAATGGCCAACCTCCTCGGGGGGGTCTACGGTGTTCCGGTCATAGCTCACGTTCCCCAGCTTTCGAGGCTCCAGGCGAGCCTCTTCAAGGACGGGCCGATTTACGTTCCAAAGCTCGAAGATGGAAAGGTCAAGCTCGTTCACCCGAAGGACTTTGCCGGAGATGAGGAGAACTGCATCCACTACATCTACGAGTTCCCGCGCGGTTTCAAGGTCTTCGACTTCGAGGCGCCGCGGGAGAACCGCTTCATAGGCTCGGCCGACGACTACAACACGACCCTCTTCATCCGTGACGAGTTCAGGGAGGGTTTTGATGAGATAACCGAAAGCTCCTCCCTCACGATAATCAGCGGGCTTCAGGCCCTCACGAAGGAAAACTACCGTGAGCCTTTTGAGATAATCAGGGGGCACCTGGATGTTCTTAACGAACGGGAAATCCCCACTCACCTTGAGTTTGCATTTACTCCGGATGAAACCGTCAGAAAGGCAATCCTAGGCCTCCTTGGAAGGTTCTGGAGCGTTGGGCTGAACGAGGTCGAGCTGGCGTCGATAACGGAAGTGATGGGCGAGAAGAAGCTCGCTGAGAAGCTCCTCGCCAGTGACCCCGTTGACCCTGTGGCCGTTACAGATGCCATGCTCAAGCTCGCAGGGAAGACCTGGGTGAGGAGGATACACTTCCACACCTACGGCTACTACCTTGCTCTGACTGACTACGGGGGGGAATTCGTCAGAGACGCACTCCTCTTTGCGGCTTTGGCAGCCGCTGCGAAGGCAAAGCTTGGAGAGATAAACTCGATAGATGACGTGGTTAAAGCCATGGACGTCCCGGTCAACGGGAAGGCTAAACCTGTGGAGGAGGCGCTGGTGAGAGAATACGGTATGAGAAACGGAATGGCAAAGGTCAACGGTTATCAGCTG from Thermococcus sp. includes these protein-coding regions:
- a CDS encoding ADP-specific glucokinase, whose product is MDWNALYSSAFEGVRGRIGGVDRVLLAYNTNIDAIKYLDGRNLEERIEKAGKDEVLRYSDDLPERIEDVPQLLGSILWSIKRGKAAELFVESCSARFYMKHWGWDELRMGGQVGIMANLLGGVYGVPVIAHVPQLSRLQASLFKDGPIYVPKLEDGKVKLVHPKDFAGDEENCIHYIYEFPRGFKVFDFEAPRENRFIGSADDYNTTLFIRDEFREGFDEITESSSLTIISGLQALTKENYREPFEIIRGHLDVLNEREIPTHLEFAFTPDETVRKAILGLLGRFWSVGLNEVELASITEVMGEKKLAEKLLASDPVDPVAVTDAMLKLAGKTWVRRIHFHTYGYYLALTDYGGEFVRDALLFAALAAAAKAKLGEINSIDDVVKAMDVPVNGKAKPVEEALVREYGMRNGMAKVNGYQLTFVPTKIVEKPRSTVGIGDTISSSAFMGEFALR